A region from the Desulfitobacterium dehalogenans ATCC 51507 genome encodes:
- a CDS encoding SPFH domain-containing protein — MNEKKAWVLNGYLAMVIVLALLIGGTALLIQTRFILGIVLICIGLVLSSGIVVIQPNKSYVITFFGSYIGTIREPGLWLTIPFSMRKSASLRVRNFNSKTLKVNDVEGNPIEIAAVIVFRVIDTAKAIFDVDKYEQFVEIQSETALRHVTSRYPYDNFQKEGYSLRGHSEEVAGELSLELQERLKVAGVEVMEARLTHLAYATEIAGAMLQRQQANAILDARQIIVEGAMGMVRMAVERLEKENVVQLDEERKAAMINNLLVTIVSDRSAQPVINTGTLY, encoded by the coding sequence ATGAACGAAAAAAAGGCCTGGGTACTCAATGGTTATCTCGCTATGGTTATCGTTTTAGCTTTGCTCATCGGTGGCACAGCCCTTCTCATTCAAACACGATTTATCCTGGGGATCGTTCTTATCTGTATTGGGTTGGTTCTGTCCAGCGGCATCGTTGTGATACAGCCCAATAAATCCTATGTCATTACCTTTTTCGGCAGCTACATTGGAACGATACGCGAACCCGGACTTTGGCTCACCATCCCTTTTTCTATGCGCAAATCCGCTTCCTTGCGAGTTCGTAACTTCAACAGCAAGACTTTAAAGGTCAATGATGTGGAAGGAAATCCTATTGAGATTGCCGCGGTCATTGTTTTTCGGGTCATCGATACAGCCAAAGCCATTTTCGACGTGGATAAGTATGAGCAATTCGTCGAGATTCAAAGCGAGACCGCTCTCCGTCATGTCACCAGCCGTTACCCTTATGACAACTTCCAAAAAGAAGGCTATTCCCTGCGGGGTCATTCTGAAGAAGTAGCCGGAGAGCTCAGTCTGGAACTTCAGGAACGCCTCAAAGTGGCTGGTGTAGAAGTTATGGAAGCCCGCTTGACCCATTTAGCTTATGCTACTGAGATTGCCGGTGCAATGCTCCAGCGTCAACAAGCCAATGCTATTCTGGATGCCCGTCAGATCATTGTTGAGGGCGCCATGGGTATGGTCCGGATGGCCGTGGAACGCCTGGAAAAAGAAAATGTGGTTCAGCTTGATGAAGAGCGTAAAGCCGCGATGATTAACAATCTGCTGGTGACCATCGTCTCTGACCGCTCCGCTCAGCCTGTCATCAATACAGGTACCCTCTACTAA
- a CDS encoding MFS transporter: MSKGKLKFGVLAVSAMGMGAMVTNPVLADIMKAFPDIDPTTVMLISGLPSLFIVFFAPIYGKLTQYFPKKALFAFASLCFVLGGFLPAFMTHFSLILAMRCLLGIGLGFLMPMAADLISDFFDGHERETMMGFQSAFTSIGGIMYQMAGGFLGSFGWNYAFYAYLLGVLIFLAVHLALPEPQRKVAPKGERLKMPSRVYPCFVALFAFQMILFILTNNAAVMLDGEKIADASSIGVALTLMTVGGLIGGFLAGKVMRVLKDYTFTLLFLLFGIGFGIGYTSYTLAQFFVATTIIGLSMGVLVPSYWVKLSITVPPPLVALAISIGVSAMNIGGFIQPYVYDGVSKLFGLQIGRDSFLVGMIASLLMAAFVLVEAMVTRKASPSNVSAR, encoded by the coding sequence ATGAGTAAAGGTAAGTTAAAATTTGGGGTGCTCGCTGTGAGTGCTATGGGGATGGGTGCTATGGTCACCAATCCGGTATTAGCCGATATCATGAAAGCTTTTCCTGATATTGATCCCACTACAGTTATGTTGATTTCCGGTCTGCCCTCGTTGTTCATTGTGTTTTTTGCACCGATTTATGGAAAATTAACTCAATACTTTCCCAAAAAGGCCCTTTTCGCTTTTGCATCTCTCTGTTTTGTCCTGGGAGGGTTTTTGCCGGCCTTCATGACCCATTTCTCCTTGATTTTGGCCATGCGGTGTCTACTGGGGATTGGTCTTGGTTTTCTCATGCCTATGGCAGCAGATTTGATCTCCGACTTTTTTGACGGACACGAAAGAGAGACTATGATGGGATTCCAGTCGGCTTTTACCAGCATCGGCGGTATTATGTACCAGATGGCTGGAGGGTTCCTTGGCTCCTTTGGTTGGAATTATGCCTTTTACGCCTACCTTCTTGGGGTTCTCATCTTCCTGGCCGTCCATCTGGCCCTTCCGGAACCTCAGCGAAAAGTAGCTCCCAAGGGTGAAAGATTAAAAATGCCCAGTAGAGTTTATCCCTGTTTCGTAGCCTTATTCGCTTTTCAAATGATTTTATTTATTCTCACCAACAATGCAGCGGTGATGCTTGATGGGGAAAAGATTGCAGATGCATCTTCTATTGGTGTAGCCTTAACTCTTATGACCGTCGGTGGTCTCATCGGAGGTTTCCTGGCTGGAAAAGTCATGAGAGTGTTAAAGGATTATACCTTCACCCTGCTTTTCCTTCTTTTCGGAATTGGCTTTGGTATAGGTTATACCTCCTATACCCTTGCACAGTTCTTTGTAGCGACGACGATCATCGGCCTGTCCATGGGAGTCCTTGTACCCTCTTATTGGGTTAAGCTTTCTATCACAGTTCCCCCTCCTTTGGTGGCTTTAGCCATCTCCATCGGTGTCAGCGCTATGAATATTGGCGGCTTTATCCAGCCCTATGTTTATGACGGAGTCAGCAAGCTCTTCGGACTTCAGATCGGCAGAGATTCTTTTTTGGTGGGGATGATCGCCAGCTTGCTCATGGCTGCCTTTGTTTTGGTTGAAGCGATGGTTACGAGGAAAGCAAGTCCAAGCAATGTGTCCGCCCGCTAA
- a CDS encoding GOLPH3/VPS74 family protein yields MLTLMEEVLLISLNEEKGNFSFTASTCIDYCLTGAILMELEHLKRIRVDKKTVEVSDARPLNNRRLELALHQMDSSKRHRPPDYWISRLRSTLKGLRKGILEEMADKALLREEEQQTFIFFSSTRYPVRDERARKDILDRIHRVLLRREDPDRQTAKLIGLLYAGGILPYLVDKGDRKEAKKRAKEVTKDDILANAVKKAVQATYSNPAFY; encoded by the coding sequence ATGTTAACCCTCATGGAAGAAGTTCTTCTTATTTCTCTGAATGAAGAAAAGGGTAACTTCTCTTTCACTGCCAGCACCTGCATAGATTACTGTCTTACAGGTGCCATCCTTATGGAGTTAGAGCATCTTAAGCGGATTCGGGTGGATAAAAAGACTGTGGAAGTCTCCGATGCCAGGCCCCTTAATAATCGGCGACTGGAACTTGCCCTTCACCAGATGGATTCCAGCAAACGTCATCGCCCCCCTGACTATTGGATATCCAGGCTTCGCAGTACCCTCAAGGGCTTAAGGAAAGGCATTCTGGAGGAGATGGCGGATAAGGCTCTATTGCGTGAGGAAGAACAGCAAACCTTTATCTTCTTTTCCTCCACTCGTTATCCTGTCCGGGATGAACGGGCAAGAAAGGATATCTTGGATCGGATCCATCGCGTGCTTTTGCGGAGGGAAGACCCAGACCGCCAAACGGCCAAACTCATCGGCTTGCTCTATGCCGGCGGTATCCTCCCCTACCTGGTGGATAAAGGGGATCGAAAAGAAGCCAAAAAACGTGCTAAAGAAGTCACCAAAGATGATATATTGGCTAATGCCGTGAAAAAAGCCGTGCAGGCTACCTACTCCAATCCCGCCTTCTACTAA
- a CDS encoding cupin domain-containing protein: MIRKTIDETVHNARGGEGSVVFSHILTKEELMGHANVYAKVTVKPHSSIGYHQHVGNTEPYYILSGKGIFTDNDGTRSEVGPGDVCVIKVGESHGLENNTDEDLVMIALIINEG, translated from the coding sequence ATGATTAGAAAAACTATTGACGAAACAGTCCATAATGCTCGGGGTGGTGAAGGAAGTGTGGTATTCTCCCACATCCTGACTAAGGAAGAATTAATGGGGCACGCTAATGTCTATGCCAAAGTCACGGTAAAACCCCATAGCAGCATTGGTTATCACCAGCATGTCGGCAACACTGAGCCCTATTATATCCTTTCCGGAAAAGGAATCTTCACCGATAACGACGGGACACGCAGCGAAGTGGGTCCTGGAGATGTATGCGTTATCAAAGTAGGGGAAAGCCACGGCTTGGAAAATAACACCGATGAAGATCTGGTCATGATAGCCCTCATCATCAATGAAGGCTAA
- a CDS encoding FAD-dependent oxidoreductase → MSDSLNVSRRKFMIGGLATAVAAGAGLLTGCSTQSAAPQAPAATENWDAEADVVVIGFGCAGGGAAVSAAEAGASVLVLESLPIPGGTTRVSGGALWVPANPMQKKEGIPDSIEEGRQYIMKGNDGQVDEELIDAYLENGPQIVEFLMNKLQIEFKFGYPDYHPEWPGGKRLGRSISPSYDGKGSGEALMAALYDYSLAKGVKFALNTHAKKLIKDDSGKIIGVTAYQDGKEIRVKANKGVVLATGGFEWDKDLLKTYQRGPVDASVVFNPGSGGGVYGCGDGLRMAMEAGADLRNMNESWGLMVYLLPGWEDEVANYRQNAKDYKKSTWKTIIGDWFLWRGKPGTIVVNKEGKRFMNEACDYDTSAYPFYERDTFGENRWRNLPAFVIADSVQWSKYGIAGAKGDNVPDYITKGDTLAELAQKLGIDAKGLEATVAEFNKYASQTPPTDPHFHRGESYFDRFASGDYAMAQADPENPACTLAPLAKGPYYGIQIHSGNCGTCGGARINAKAQVIDVHGNVIPGLYAAGNAAGLGGPGITYHGPGNPVAGGVIFGYLAGLDAATKA, encoded by the coding sequence ATGAGCGATAGTTTAAATGTAAGCCGTCGTAAATTTATGATCGGCGGGTTAGCTACTGCAGTGGCAGCAGGAGCAGGCCTTTTGACAGGGTGCAGTACTCAGTCCGCAGCACCCCAAGCACCGGCCGCTACGGAAAACTGGGATGCTGAAGCGGATGTTGTCGTAATAGGATTTGGTTGTGCCGGCGGTGGAGCTGCCGTTTCCGCAGCAGAGGCCGGAGCCTCGGTATTGGTTTTGGAATCTTTGCCTATTCCAGGAGGAACGACCCGGGTATCTGGCGGAGCCTTATGGGTGCCTGCCAATCCTATGCAGAAAAAAGAGGGAATCCCGGATTCCATCGAGGAAGGCCGCCAGTATATTATGAAAGGCAATGATGGTCAGGTTGATGAAGAACTCATCGATGCTTACCTCGAAAATGGCCCCCAAATCGTTGAGTTTCTTATGAACAAATTGCAAATCGAATTCAAGTTCGGCTATCCAGATTATCATCCGGAATGGCCGGGAGGAAAGAGACTGGGTCGCAGTATCAGTCCGTCCTACGATGGCAAAGGGTCCGGAGAAGCTTTAATGGCTGCCCTTTACGATTACTCTCTTGCTAAAGGGGTAAAATTTGCCCTAAATACTCATGCCAAAAAGCTCATTAAGGATGATTCCGGCAAAATCATCGGCGTTACTGCTTACCAAGATGGCAAAGAAATTCGTGTCAAAGCCAACAAAGGGGTCGTTCTGGCTACAGGCGGTTTTGAATGGGATAAAGATCTGCTCAAAACCTACCAAAGAGGCCCGGTGGATGCATCCGTGGTCTTTAATCCCGGCAGTGGCGGAGGGGTCTATGGCTGCGGCGACGGCTTAAGAATGGCTATGGAGGCCGGTGCCGATCTGCGCAATATGAACGAATCCTGGGGGTTAATGGTTTATTTGCTCCCCGGCTGGGAAGACGAAGTGGCTAACTATCGTCAAAACGCCAAAGATTACAAAAAAAGCACCTGGAAAACGATTATTGGCGATTGGTTCCTCTGGAGAGGAAAGCCCGGCACGATCGTTGTTAATAAAGAGGGCAAGCGTTTTATGAACGAAGCCTGTGATTATGATACTTCCGCTTATCCTTTCTATGAGAGAGACACTTTTGGGGAGAATCGTTGGCGCAATTTACCGGCCTTTGTCATCGCCGACTCAGTTCAATGGAGCAAGTACGGTATCGCCGGTGCTAAAGGGGATAATGTTCCTGATTATATCACCAAGGGAGATACTTTGGCGGAACTGGCTCAAAAACTAGGCATCGATGCCAAAGGTTTAGAAGCTACTGTAGCTGAATTTAATAAATATGCTTCCCAGACTCCTCCCACAGATCCCCATTTCCACCGCGGAGAAAGTTATTTCGATCGGTTTGCCTCCGGTGACTATGCTATGGCACAGGCAGATCCTGAGAACCCTGCCTGCACCTTGGCTCCCCTGGCCAAAGGTCCCTACTATGGCATTCAGATTCACTCGGGCAATTGCGGAACCTGTGGCGGAGCACGGATTAATGCTAAAGCACAAGTTATCGATGTCCATGGCAATGTTATCCCCGGTCTCTATGCCGCCGGCAATGCTGCAGGATTAGGCGGCCCTGGAATTACCTATCATGGCCCTGGCAACCCTGTAGCCGGCGGAGTTATCTTCGGATACCTGGCCGGACTGGATGCAGCGACAAAAGCCTAA
- a CDS encoding cell wall-binding repeat-containing protein — MKKRKKLAAIVFFFYCISVNSPVLASTDTMPGNFSELATNRQISQYRLYGETRYETAKIISEYYRRKINLENNRHPSEDSQEKVKNVVIATGNGYADALSASVMAHEMKAPIILVDTKIETSEDAFDYVGQNLDPQGTLYIIGGESIIGREFERKFIDLGFSNMVRISGGDRYDTSYKIAGTLKESDDSTVVISSGEQYADALSISSFAANQSWPILLSPPAELPQKIKEFLQEKRPGKVYITGGTGAISDRVLSEIRQLLPQVSVERLIGQSRFDTNMVIAKTFAPNPSTLYLTTGHNFADALAGSVVAAQMGDPIVFIDPSAPTLPKATAHYLEDLSRNEMKPDLISFGGKGAVPDAILKSAADLLSGSVRAIDIHSIPEIEATVVQGKEYSLPATVRAYLYNGDGVNLTVRWNETVIDTRTMGLKVLEGRVEGYEKPVKLSLTVSEPLPLAEFSTRFNVNEVNRTENIRLATEAINGTRIAPGEIFSFNETVGERTIAAGYKEAVVIEGNSFIPGIGGGICQVSSTLFNATNLAHLEIVERHHHSLPVGYVPPGQDATVFYSVLDFKFKNTTKEDIILRTLVEGGTLTIKIY, encoded by the coding sequence ATGAAGAAGAGAAAAAAACTTGCTGCCATTGTTTTCTTTTTCTATTGTATCTCAGTGAATAGCCCCGTTTTAGCCTCGACAGACACGATGCCGGGGAATTTTTCCGAATTGGCGACAAATCGTCAGATAAGCCAATACAGGCTCTACGGGGAGACCAGATATGAGACCGCTAAGATCATCTCTGAGTATTATCGTCGTAAAATAAACCTTGAAAACAACCGCCATCCTTCGGAAGATTCTCAGGAGAAAGTGAAAAATGTAGTGATTGCCACCGGGAATGGTTATGCCGATGCTCTATCGGCAAGTGTGATGGCTCATGAAATGAAGGCCCCCATAATTTTAGTGGATACTAAAATTGAAACCTCTGAGGATGCCTTCGACTATGTCGGTCAAAACTTAGACCCTCAAGGAACTCTATATATCATAGGCGGAGAGAGTATCATCGGCAGGGAATTTGAGAGGAAATTCATCGACCTTGGATTTTCTAACATGGTTCGAATCTCAGGCGGGGATAGATACGACACCTCCTATAAAATCGCCGGCACACTCAAGGAAAGTGATGATTCGACCGTGGTCATATCCTCTGGGGAACAGTATGCTGATGCCTTAAGTATCTCCAGTTTCGCTGCCAACCAAAGCTGGCCCATTTTGCTATCTCCTCCGGCTGAGCTGCCTCAAAAGATCAAGGAATTTCTTCAGGAAAAGAGACCGGGAAAGGTGTATATTACAGGGGGAACAGGGGCTATTTCCGATCGTGTTCTCTCTGAGATCCGTCAATTGCTGCCCCAGGTCAGTGTGGAGAGGCTAATAGGACAATCCCGTTTTGATACCAACATGGTGATAGCGAAGACCTTTGCCCCCAATCCATCAACTTTATATCTCACCACTGGCCATAATTTTGCGGATGCTTTAGCAGGCAGTGTGGTTGCCGCTCAGATGGGGGATCCTATCGTTTTTATCGATCCCTCGGCTCCTACCTTGCCGAAAGCTACGGCCCATTACCTGGAAGACCTTTCCCGCAACGAAATGAAGCCGGACCTTATTTCTTTTGGGGGCAAGGGTGCAGTGCCCGATGCGATCCTGAAAAGCGCTGCAGATCTGCTCTCAGGGTCGGTGAGAGCCATAGATATCCATTCGATACCTGAGATCGAAGCCACAGTGGTACAAGGGAAGGAGTATTCCTTACCGGCGACGGTTCGAGCATATCTTTATAATGGCGATGGGGTGAATCTGACTGTCCGGTGGAATGAGACCGTCATCGACACCCGGACTATGGGATTAAAGGTTCTGGAAGGAAGAGTGGAGGGATATGAAAAGCCCGTCAAACTGAGTCTTACGGTGAGTGAACCTCTGCCCCTGGCCGAATTTTCTACCCGCTTTAATGTCAATGAAGTGAACCGTACTGAAAATATTCGCTTGGCTACAGAGGCTATCAACGGTACACGCATAGCACCGGGAGAAATCTTCTCCTTCAACGAGACAGTAGGCGAGAGGACCATTGCAGCCGGGTATAAGGAAGCTGTGGTTATCGAAGGGAATAGTTTCATACCGGGCATTGGCGGAGGAATATGTCAGGTTTCATCCACACTTTTTAATGCCACCAATCTGGCTCATTTAGAAATCGTGGAAAGGCATCATCATTCCCTGCCGGTTGGTTATGTACCTCCGGGACAAGATGCCACCGTATTCTATTCAGTCCTGGATTTTAAATTCAAGAACACTACCAAAGAAGATATTATCCTTCGGACATTGGTAGAGGGGGGGACCTTGACCATAAAGATCTATTAA
- a CDS encoding MBL fold metallo-hydrolase, which translates to METPKNGISRRKFIALGAVAAGGLALASHMGYINDTTEKIAKPTLTPTPAKWKNEELTVAWLGHAGFLINFYGTKILIDPTFYERIGLTPLGNYTIGMKRYVASPLTAEQVGKVDLVICSHAHTDHFDYPSLRTMQSPDTAVVTAKGTRSLWEGLNYRTIDEMHWGDEKKYPGGLKVKAIEGEHWGARLPWNKEMEANSILLSKNGVNIFIGADTGYTEKFQQQLREVEIELAIMGIAAYSPKSFEARHATPEQAIQMAEEMGAKKILPMHWGTFKLSQEPMEEPIQRFNQAMAGKMDKIALQEIGATWVKS; encoded by the coding sequence ATGGAAACACCAAAAAACGGCATCAGTCGGCGGAAGTTTATCGCCTTGGGAGCTGTAGCAGCAGGAGGGTTAGCCTTGGCCTCTCATATGGGATATATAAATGATACTACGGAAAAAATAGCAAAGCCAACCCTGACTCCTACGCCGGCAAAGTGGAAGAACGAGGAGCTAACGGTGGCCTGGCTTGGTCATGCGGGTTTTTTAATCAACTTTTATGGTACAAAAATCCTCATCGATCCGACTTTTTACGAAAGAATCGGATTAACTCCTCTAGGCAATTATACTATCGGTATGAAGCGCTATGTAGCCAGCCCTTTAACGGCTGAACAGGTAGGCAAGGTGGATCTGGTCATTTGTTCCCATGCCCACACGGATCATTTTGACTACCCCAGCCTTAGGACTATGCAATCACCGGATACCGCAGTCGTCACAGCCAAGGGAACCCGCTCCCTTTGGGAGGGGTTGAACTATAGAACTATTGATGAGATGCATTGGGGTGACGAAAAAAAATATCCGGGGGGACTTAAGGTCAAAGCCATTGAAGGGGAGCATTGGGGAGCACGCCTTCCTTGGAACAAGGAGATGGAGGCTAACTCCATCCTTCTTTCCAAAAATGGTGTCAATATCTTCATAGGTGCTGACACGGGTTATACGGAAAAGTTCCAGCAACAATTGCGGGAAGTAGAGATTGAGCTGGCGATTATGGGTATTGCCGCTTATTCTCCCAAATCCTTTGAAGCCCGTCATGCCACTCCGGAGCAAGCCATTCAGATGGCCGAGGAAATGGGAGCGAAAAAGATTCTCCCCATGCATTGGGGAACCTTTAAACTCTCCCAAGAGCCCATGGAGGAACCTATTCAGCGTTTTAACCAGGCCATGGCAGGGAAAATGGATAAGATCGCCCTTCAAGAGATTGGGGCCACTTGGGTGAAAAGTTAG
- a CDS encoding helix-turn-helix transcriptional regulator, which translates to MKEFTNASRIYLGSQGLNQEWLEKAQYALNSSNLKSWTAGIRFSQVPDMITSYLKSALLNSYLNSITQRLGEMDRDLLHKAHVIYCTDDRGNIRDLSLSPDVSERVDNHVCRFVMDLLDQGNVWEDAVRWYWNHSVIWTLEAMSQEFELRTLSCMSERTWSKVYSKTLCYANAERFNSLFNIYAKNFVDIYMQSLQKEYLEPSRYSLVFYEEFLGLNAPVMGVQSILRPRMIQEKASYLTTFSMAMYHQLRKVVAAQEFAIQDNRIWFSANLETPSGSSSGRVILKRENDSLIKPCQDLIKGMNDETADVMDSICHLWLKKSTSLQEKIVIHADDILDLRGLRRQKNGHGQRGGYKAKWRERIAAHMDLLDQLWINPTGISSFTLEEKAFIISKSKDLQDTGSKGDFKWEVRPGNPLVRDLRKGKRQTSILSKRVFELDPYRQAYEKRAARYFSWLWRSRQSRGHYLEPIRIPTLLNAIRLEYQRSRSAKIIERFEKMMDTLKDKEIIAGWQYDRIYKNGQDWLELKLVVEPPQTIIDQYAKIKSATKPTKPPKLAGSLNNLGEQLRKERLRRRLTQMQAAEAIGIDQTTVSKLELGRRNPDFQTARKIQQWFATASF; encoded by the coding sequence ATGAAAGAGTTCACGAATGCTAGCAGGATCTATTTGGGGTCACAAGGATTGAATCAGGAGTGGCTGGAGAAGGCTCAATATGCCTTGAACTCAAGTAATTTAAAGAGTTGGACAGCAGGGATACGCTTTTCTCAAGTCCCGGACATGATCACCTCCTACCTTAAGTCCGCTCTCTTAAATTCTTATTTGAACAGCATAACCCAACGCCTGGGAGAAATGGATAGGGATTTGCTCCATAAGGCCCATGTTATTTATTGTACTGATGATCGCGGGAATATTCGCGACCTGAGCCTCAGCCCGGATGTCAGTGAACGGGTGGATAATCATGTATGCAGATTTGTCATGGATCTTCTTGATCAAGGGAATGTGTGGGAAGATGCGGTGAGATGGTATTGGAATCACTCTGTAATCTGGACACTGGAGGCCATGTCTCAAGAATTTGAGTTGAGAACGCTGTCCTGTATGTCGGAGCGAACCTGGTCAAAGGTCTATTCCAAAACCCTTTGCTATGCAAATGCCGAGCGGTTTAACAGTCTCTTTAATATTTATGCCAAAAATTTTGTGGATATCTACATGCAATCCCTGCAAAAAGAGTATCTCGAGCCTTCCCGGTATAGTTTGGTTTTTTATGAAGAATTTTTAGGGTTAAATGCACCGGTTATGGGGGTGCAGAGTATCCTCCGACCGAGAATGATACAAGAAAAAGCCTCGTATCTTACCACGTTTAGTATGGCCATGTACCATCAACTGCGCAAAGTGGTAGCAGCACAGGAATTTGCCATACAAGACAATAGGATCTGGTTTAGTGCAAATCTGGAAACTCCCAGCGGCAGCTCCAGCGGGAGGGTGATTCTCAAAAGGGAGAATGATTCACTCATTAAACCTTGTCAAGACTTGATAAAAGGAATGAATGACGAGACAGCTGATGTCATGGATTCAATCTGCCACCTCTGGCTCAAGAAATCCACATCCCTTCAAGAAAAAATCGTGATTCATGCAGATGATATTCTCGATCTCCGAGGGTTGCGCAGGCAGAAAAATGGTCATGGACAAAGAGGAGGATATAAAGCTAAGTGGCGGGAACGTATTGCCGCCCACATGGATTTATTAGATCAACTCTGGATTAATCCCACTGGGATCAGCTCCTTTACCTTAGAAGAAAAAGCCTTTATTATTTCTAAAAGCAAGGATTTACAGGACACAGGAAGCAAAGGGGATTTTAAATGGGAGGTGCGGCCAGGTAATCCTTTAGTTCGCGATTTGCGGAAAGGGAAGAGGCAAACCTCCATCCTTTCCAAAAGAGTTTTTGAACTGGACCCTTACCGCCAGGCTTACGAGAAACGGGCAGCCCGCTATTTCTCCTGGTTATGGAGAAGCCGGCAATCCCGGGGACATTATTTGGAACCGATTCGCATCCCTACCTTGCTTAATGCCATACGTCTGGAATATCAAAGGTCACGCTCAGCCAAAATAATCGAGCGATTTGAAAAGATGATGGATACTCTCAAAGATAAGGAGATTATCGCCGGTTGGCAATATGATCGGATCTATAAGAATGGGCAGGACTGGCTGGAGTTAAAATTGGTGGTGGAACCTCCTCAGACTATAATCGATCAATACGCTAAGATTAAATCAGCGACAAAACCCACTAAACCGCCTAAATTAGCAGGATCCTTAAATAACCTTGGTGAGCAATTAAGGAAGGAACGCCTAAGAAGAAGGCTGACCCAGATGCAGGCAGCGGAAGCCATTGGTATCGATCAAACCACGGTCTCGAAGCTGGAGTTGGGTCGAAGAAATCCTGACTTCCAAACAGCTCGAAAAATTCAGCAATGGTTCGCGACGGCATCTTTTTGA
- a CDS encoding PucR family transcriptional regulator, with protein MAMETCSVHGQTSLSLKLLETLYSESSLQSLVAIGYELLQNPFSIMDLRSNVLAITGESPVEDDPVWNETVHTESHSLQTFSYYVDNKLIEKIAESEHPFFWSDAYSKYPRIIGKIKIDGKHIAHIIVCAHQRDFNVRDLDVVSLLCQAVSIELQKNKYTTYSQELSHEAFLYDLLEGIPKNPKRMDEQLKRVGLTLKSIFCVITIDISNWDKTISTLPYLKDELELHLNHAKGVIHNRKIVLIASFESEKHFFETELKGLRQFISSYNLEAGISRPFYNLKELRYFYLESIEALKIGKLIHTDRSIFQYEDYVIFHLIINFTKDDEDLYSLYKLIHPGIIKLMDYDKQNNSEYAYSLYTYIYNFKNTTSSAASLNIHRNSFFNRMEKVEKLTNMDLSHSYTLHYLYLSFKILELLNISMPRI; from the coding sequence ATGGCTATGGAAACCTGTTCTGTTCATGGACAAACGTCATTATCACTGAAGTTATTGGAGACATTGTATTCCGAATCATCTCTTCAGTCTCTTGTCGCCATCGGTTATGAACTACTCCAGAACCCCTTTTCCATTATGGATCTGCGCTCGAATGTCCTGGCCATAACGGGGGAGTCCCCCGTAGAAGATGACCCTGTATGGAATGAGACCGTCCATACAGAAAGCCATTCTCTACAGACCTTTTCCTACTATGTTGATAATAAACTGATAGAAAAAATCGCTGAAAGCGAGCACCCATTTTTCTGGTCAGATGCCTATTCCAAATATCCTCGCATCATAGGAAAAATTAAGATTGACGGAAAACACATCGCTCACATCATTGTCTGTGCTCACCAGAGAGACTTTAACGTGAGGGACTTGGATGTGGTCTCTCTTCTATGTCAAGCAGTATCTATAGAGTTACAAAAAAACAAGTACACCACCTATTCCCAAGAGCTATCCCACGAGGCCTTCCTCTACGATTTGCTGGAAGGGATACCTAAGAACCCGAAGCGTATGGATGAACAGCTGAAGCGAGTTGGCTTGACGTTAAAAAGCATTTTCTGCGTTATAACTATTGACATTAGTAATTGGGATAAGACCATCTCTACCCTTCCCTATCTAAAGGATGAATTGGAGCTGCATTTGAATCATGCTAAGGGAGTCATTCATAACCGCAAAATTGTTCTCATCGCCAGCTTTGAGAGTGAGAAGCATTTTTTCGAAACAGAGCTCAAGGGGTTAAGGCAGTTCATCTCATCCTATAACCTGGAAGCGGGCATCAGCCGTCCTTTTTACAATCTTAAAGAGCTGCGGTACTTTTATCTGGAGTCCATAGAGGCTCTTAAAATAGGCAAACTTATCCACACCGACCGCTCTATTTTCCAATACGAGGATTATGTTATCTTCCACCTGATCATTAACTTTACAAAGGATGATGAGGATCTCTATAGTCTCTATAAGCTCATCCATCCCGGCATCATAAAACTCATGGATTACGATAAACAAAATAACAGCGAGTACGCCTACAGCCTTTATACCTATATCTACAACTTCAAAAACACTACTTCTTCTGCGGCCTCACTTAATATTCATCGGAATTCTTTTTTCAATCGTATGGAAAAAGTCGAAAAGCTAACAAATATGGATTTAAGCCATAGTTACACCCTTCATTATCTCTACTTATCTTTTAAGATTTTGGAATTATTAAACATCTCAATGCCCCGCATTTAA